The following are encoded together in the Azospirillum lipoferum 4B genome:
- a CDS encoding MarR family transcriptional regulator, protein MARNLKALGLWRTALVASVRRDGPDLSARQLAILLQVYLTDPPHTVRGLASLLNISKPAVTRALDRLSVLGFVKRKRDAEDKRNVLVQRTVKGSVYLSDFAELVIAAGAVTPEDMSRIQADEALAAAAKARLQAELQDLPALETSAS, encoded by the coding sequence ATGGCACGGAACCTGAAGGCGCTGGGGTTGTGGCGCACGGCGCTGGTCGCCAGCGTCCGCCGGGACGGGCCTGACCTGTCGGCGCGACAGCTGGCGATCCTGCTCCAGGTCTATCTGACCGATCCGCCGCACACCGTGCGCGGCCTCGCATCCCTGCTGAACATTTCCAAGCCCGCCGTGACCCGCGCGCTCGACCGGCTGTCGGTGCTGGGTTTCGTCAAGCGCAAGCGCGATGCGGAGGACAAGCGCAACGTGCTGGTCCAGCGCACGGTGAAGGGCAGCGTCTATCTGTCGGACTTCGCCGAGCTGGTGATCGCCGCCGGCGCCGTCACGCCGGAGGACATGAGCCGCATCCAGGCCGACGAGGCCCTGGCCGCCGCCGCAAAGGCCCGGCTGCAGGCGGAGTTGCAGGACCTGCCGGCGCTGGAAACCTCCGCATCCTGA
- a CDS encoding MFS transporter translates to MTSEPRPDDGGLLSRAAVIATAMMFGLTYSLSAALIALDLSRRNLDDLTIGTNAAMHALGVLAMAVLLPRIVARLGIRRLVMLALVGSALLLALFPATPVWMWFPLRILLGAASETLFVLSETWTNSLSSEATRARAMAVYTAALSSGFALGPLMLSVLGSTGALPYLAGAGVAAAAALLVASPRIRAPEFERPSRQGPLHFMRLAPVAIGAIVLNAAIETAGLSFLAIYATKLGWSETGATSLMSCMMIGAILLQLPIGWLGDKMDRLTLVIALAACAALGALAWPFALRSEIATYALLFVWGGAFVGVYTIMLAIVGSRFQGAELVGIYAAMGLMWGVGALAGPVLAGAAMELTRHGLAFFAAAACLLFAASALRERAAARAGAGTGA, encoded by the coding sequence ATGACATCGGAGCCGAGACCGGATGACGGCGGCCTTCTGTCGCGCGCCGCCGTCATCGCCACCGCGATGATGTTCGGCCTGACCTACAGCCTCAGCGCCGCCCTGATCGCGCTGGACCTGTCGCGCCGCAACCTGGACGACCTGACCATCGGGACCAACGCGGCGATGCACGCGCTGGGCGTTCTGGCGATGGCGGTGCTGCTGCCGCGGATCGTCGCCCGGCTGGGTATCCGCCGGCTGGTGATGCTGGCGCTGGTGGGATCGGCGCTGCTGCTCGCCCTGTTCCCCGCCACCCCGGTCTGGATGTGGTTCCCGCTGCGCATCCTGCTGGGCGCGGCGTCGGAGACCCTGTTCGTCCTGTCGGAGACCTGGACCAACAGCCTGAGCAGCGAGGCCACCCGCGCCCGCGCCATGGCGGTCTACACCGCGGCGCTGTCGTCGGGCTTCGCGCTGGGACCGCTGATGCTGTCGGTGCTGGGCTCCACCGGGGCGCTGCCCTATCTGGCCGGCGCCGGCGTAGCCGCCGCGGCGGCGCTGCTGGTCGCCTCCCCGCGCATCCGGGCGCCGGAGTTCGAGCGGCCGTCGCGCCAGGGGCCGCTGCATTTCATGCGGCTGGCTCCGGTCGCCATCGGCGCCATCGTGCTGAACGCAGCCATCGAGACCGCCGGCCTGTCCTTCCTGGCGATCTACGCCACCAAGCTCGGTTGGTCGGAGACCGGGGCCACCAGCCTGATGTCCTGCATGATGATCGGCGCCATCCTGCTGCAGCTGCCCATCGGCTGGCTGGGCGACAAGATGGACCGGCTGACTCTGGTGATCGCGCTTGCCGCCTGCGCCGCGCTGGGGGCGCTCGCCTGGCCCTTCGCGCTGCGCAGCGAGATCGCGACCTACGCCCTTCTGTTCGTCTGGGGCGGCGCCTTCGTCGGCGTCTACACCATCATGCTGGCCATCGTCGGCAGCCGCTTCCAGGGGGCGGAGCTGGTCGGCATCTATGCCGCCATGGGGCTGATGTGGGGCGTCGGCGCGCTGGCCGGGCCGGTGCTGGCCGGGGCGGCGATGGAGCTGACCCGGCATGGACTGGCCTTCTTCGCGGCGGCCGCCTGCCTGCTGTTCGCGGCGTCGGCGCTGCGGGAAAGGGCGGCGGCACGGGCCGGGGCGGGTACGGGGGCTTGA
- a CDS encoding ribbon-helix-helix domain-containing protein, protein MQMRNIRVNGKRTSMKLMPVEWESLEEICTREHMTMSELVSKIDAERQDSDNLTGCVRVFALCYFRKAAGLSEPMPRHRAPETIAYAAE, encoded by the coding sequence ATGCAGATGCGCAACATCAGGGTGAACGGCAAGCGGACCAGCATGAAGCTGATGCCGGTGGAGTGGGAATCGCTGGAGGAAATCTGCACCCGCGAGCACATGACGATGAGCGAACTGGTGTCGAAGATCGATGCCGAGCGCCAGGACAGCGACAATCTCACCGGCTGCGTCCGCGTCTTTGCGCTCTGCTACTTCCGCAAGGCCGCCGGTTTGTCGGAGCCGATGCCGCGCCACCGCGCGCCGGAAACCATCGCCTACGCCGCCGAATAA
- a CDS encoding LysR family transcriptional regulator has protein sequence MDWDKLRVFHAVAEAGSFTHAGETLNLSQSAVSRQISALEESLGVPLFHRHARGLILTEQGELLHRTARDVFAKLSMTEAMLTESREHPKGPLRVTTTVAFGSTWLTPRINEFMSIYPDIQLTLLIDDDELDLAMREADIAIRMNTPRQPDLIQRHLMSIRFHLYASQSYLKKKGAPKTLADLDSHDLITYPPDVRAPIPNVNWIMEMGDPSPSRKPILQVNSVYAIYRAVESGLGIGALPDFLVDSFSKDVTRVLPDVDGPKVDAYFVYAEELRHSKRIAVFRDFLVKKVAETPF, from the coding sequence ATGGATTGGGACAAGCTGCGGGTTTTCCACGCGGTGGCCGAAGCCGGCAGCTTCACGCATGCCGGCGAGACGTTGAACCTCAGCCAATCGGCGGTCAGCCGCCAGATCAGCGCGCTTGAGGAAAGCCTGGGCGTTCCGCTGTTTCACCGCCACGCCCGCGGGCTGATCCTGACCGAACAGGGCGAGCTGCTTCACCGCACCGCCCGCGACGTCTTCGCCAAGCTGTCGATGACCGAGGCGATGCTGACCGAAAGCCGGGAGCATCCCAAGGGGCCGCTGCGGGTGACGACGACGGTGGCCTTCGGATCGACCTGGCTGACGCCGCGCATCAACGAGTTCATGTCGATCTACCCCGACATCCAGCTGACTCTGCTGATCGACGACGACGAGTTGGACCTGGCGATGCGGGAGGCGGACATCGCCATCCGCATGAACACGCCGCGCCAGCCGGACCTGATCCAGCGGCACCTGATGTCGATCCGCTTTCATCTCTATGCCAGCCAGAGCTACCTGAAGAAGAAGGGTGCGCCCAAGACGCTGGCCGATCTGGACAGTCACGACCTGATCACCTACCCGCCCGACGTGCGGGCGCCGATCCCCAACGTCAACTGGATCATGGAGATGGGCGATCCCTCGCCCAGCCGGAAGCCGATCCTGCAGGTCAACAGCGTCTACGCCATCTACCGCGCGGTGGAGAGCGGGCTGGGCATCGGCGCACTGCCCGACTTCCTGGTCGACAGCTTCTCCAAGGACGTGACCCGCGTCCTGCCCGATGTCGACGGCCCGAAGGTCGACGCCTACTTCGTTTATGCCGAAGAATTGCGCCATTCCAAGCGCATCGCGGTATTCCGCGACTTCCTGGTCAAAAAAGTGGCAGAAACCCCGTTCTGA
- a CDS encoding 2-hydroxyacid dehydrogenase, whose translation MTDKKKPLVVVTRKLPDVIETRMMELFDTRLNPDDVPLTPAQMQEAMAVAEVLVPTVTDRIDRALIESAGPQLRLIASFGTGVDHIDLKAARERGIIVTNTPGVLTEDTADMTMALLLATARRVAEGERLVRSGQWTGWGPTTMLGHRISGKRLGILGMGRIGSALARRARAFGMSIHYHNRRRVHPELEQELEATYWSSLDQMLARMDIVSINCPHTPATYHLLSERRLKLLRPHCYIVNTSRGEVIDEVALTRMLSKGEIAGAGLDVFEHEPAVNPKLLRLDNVVLLPHMGSATIEGRIDMGEKVVINIKTFIDGHTPPDRVLEALL comes from the coding sequence ATGACCGACAAGAAGAAGCCGCTCGTTGTCGTCACCCGCAAGCTGCCGGACGTCATCGAGACGCGGATGATGGAGCTGTTCGACACCCGGCTCAATCCGGACGACGTTCCGCTGACCCCTGCCCAGATGCAGGAGGCGATGGCCGTCGCCGAGGTGCTGGTGCCCACCGTCACCGACCGCATCGACCGCGCGCTGATCGAGTCCGCCGGCCCGCAGCTGCGGCTGATCGCCTCCTTCGGCACCGGCGTCGACCACATCGACCTGAAGGCGGCGCGCGAGCGCGGCATCATCGTCACCAACACCCCCGGCGTCCTGACCGAGGACACCGCCGACATGACCATGGCGCTGCTGCTGGCCACCGCGCGGCGCGTGGCGGAAGGCGAGCGGCTGGTCCGCTCCGGCCAGTGGACCGGCTGGGGACCGACCACCATGCTGGGCCACCGCATCAGCGGCAAGCGGCTGGGCATCCTGGGCATGGGCCGCATCGGCTCGGCCCTGGCGCGCCGGGCGCGCGCCTTCGGCATGTCGATCCACTACCACAACCGCCGCCGCGTCCATCCCGAACTGGAGCAGGAGCTGGAGGCGACCTACTGGTCCAGCCTGGACCAGATGCTGGCGCGGATGGACATCGTGTCGATCAACTGCCCGCACACGCCGGCCACTTATCATCTGCTGTCGGAGCGCCGGCTGAAGCTGCTGCGGCCGCACTGCTACATCGTCAACACCTCGCGCGGCGAGGTGATCGACGAGGTGGCGCTGACCCGCATGCTGTCGAAGGGCGAGATCGCCGGCGCTGGCCTGGACGTGTTCGAGCATGAGCCGGCCGTCAACCCGAAGCTTCTGCGGCTGGACAATGTCGTCCTGCTGCCGCACATGGGCTCCGCCACCATCGAGGGCCGCATCGACATGGGCGAGAAGGTGGTGATCAACATCAAGACCTTCATCGACGGCCACACCCCGCCCGACCGCGTGCTGGAAGCGCTGCTGTAA
- a CDS encoding antitoxin Xre/MbcA/ParS toxin-binding domain-containing protein, which produces MTSQVQATRAPAAASVVTKAVLRAAEQLRVSNSVLGKVIGVSEPTLSRMRTKDLPLSERSKEFELALLFIRLYRSLDSIVGGEAEVAAAWLRNDNRALGGKPLEQIQTIPGLMNVIAYLDSRRAVV; this is translated from the coding sequence ATGACCTCGCAAGTTCAGGCGACCAGGGCTCCCGCGGCGGCGTCCGTCGTCACCAAGGCGGTGCTGCGGGCGGCGGAGCAGTTGCGCGTTTCCAACAGCGTGCTTGGCAAGGTCATCGGCGTATCCGAACCGACCCTGTCGCGCATGCGGACCAAGGATTTGCCCTTGTCCGAGCGCAGCAAGGAATTCGAACTGGCGCTTCTGTTCATCCGGCTCTACCGCTCGCTCGACAGCATCGTCGGCGGCGAGGCGGAGGTCGCTGCGGCGTGGCTGCGCAACGACAACCGGGCGCTGGGCGGCAAACCGCTGGAGCAGATCCAGACCATCCCCGGACTGATGAATGTCATCGCGTATCTGGACAGCCGACGCGCTGTCGTCTGA
- a CDS encoding argininosuccinate synthase, whose protein sequence is MSGASGKQIKKVVLAYSGGLDTSVILKWLQETYSCEVVTFTADLGQGEELEPARKKAELLGIKPENIFIDDLREEFVRDFVFPMFRANTLYEGTYLLGTSIARPLIAKRQIEIANMVGADAVAHGATGKGNDQVRFELGYYALRPDITVIAPWREWTLNSRTTLLDYAEKNQIPIAKDKRGEAPYSTDANLLHISYEGKALEDPWVEPDEDMYTRSVAPEKAPDTPTYIEVEFKNGDAVAIDGKALSPAALLTELNRLGGENGIGRLDLVENRYVGMKSRGVYETPGGSILLVAHRAMESITLDRGAAHLKDELMPRYAELIYCGYWWSPERLAIQALIDQTQSLVNGTVRLKLFKGNVTVVGRKSPNSLYRMDYVTFEQDSVYNQKDAEGFIKLNALRLRLGSMAKQKIG, encoded by the coding sequence ATGAGCGGCGCGTCCGGCAAACAGATCAAGAAAGTGGTGCTCGCCTATTCGGGCGGCCTCGACACCTCGGTCATTCTGAAGTGGCTGCAGGAGACCTACTCCTGCGAGGTGGTGACCTTCACCGCCGACCTCGGCCAGGGCGAGGAGCTGGAGCCCGCCCGCAAGAAGGCCGAGCTTCTGGGCATCAAGCCGGAAAACATCTTCATCGACGACCTGCGCGAGGAATTCGTGCGGGACTTCGTCTTCCCGATGTTCCGCGCCAACACGCTCTATGAGGGAACCTACCTGCTCGGCACCTCGATCGCCCGGCCGCTGATCGCCAAGCGCCAGATCGAGATCGCCAACATGGTCGGCGCCGATGCCGTCGCCCATGGCGCCACCGGCAAGGGCAACGACCAGGTCCGCTTCGAGCTGGGCTATTACGCCCTGCGCCCGGACATCACGGTCATCGCGCCGTGGCGCGAGTGGACCCTGAACAGCCGCACCACGCTGCTGGACTACGCCGAGAAGAACCAGATTCCGATCGCGAAGGACAAGCGCGGCGAGGCCCCCTACTCCACCGATGCCAACCTCCTGCACATCTCCTACGAGGGCAAGGCGCTGGAGGACCCGTGGGTCGAGCCGGACGAGGACATGTATACCCGTTCCGTCGCCCCGGAAAAGGCGCCGGACACCCCGACCTACATCGAGGTCGAGTTCAAGAACGGTGACGCGGTCGCCATCGACGGCAAGGCGCTGTCCCCGGCGGCCCTGCTGACCGAGCTGAACCGGCTGGGCGGCGAGAACGGCATCGGCCGCCTCGATCTGGTCGAGAACCGCTATGTCGGCATGAAGTCGCGCGGCGTCTACGAGACCCCGGGCGGCAGCATCCTGCTGGTGGCGCACCGCGCCATGGAGAGCATCACCCTCGACCGCGGTGCCGCGCACCTGAAGGACGAGCTGATGCCGCGCTACGCCGAGCTGATCTATTGCGGCTATTGGTGGAGCCCGGAGCGTCTGGCCATCCAGGCGCTGATCGACCAGACCCAGTCGCTGGTCAACGGCACGGTCCGCCTGAAGCTGTTCAAGGGCAACGTCACGGTCGTCGGCCGCAAGTCGCCCAACTCGCTGTACCGCATGGATTATGTGACCTTCGAGCAGGACAGCGTCTACAACCAGAAGGACGCCGAAGGCTTCATCAAGCTGAACGCGCTCCGCCTGCGCCTGGGCTCGATGGCCAAGCAGAAGATCGGGTAA
- the trhA gene encoding PAQR family membrane homeostasis protein TrhA codes for MPPDAHQFPVYSVGERRADAVVHAVGVTAGIAGFVWLLNAAVLSDTLPTRTALALAIYGLGLVGMLTASAAYNLAPPGFGKALLRRVDHAMIFVMIAGTYTPFTLGLGQGIVLGGAVWGGAAFGAALKLRFPGRFHRLGLALYLGLGWAIVTALEPLGSVLSAPALWLLVAGGLLYTVGVVFHLMERMPYNNAVWHLLVLAAASCHFAAVSVAFLP; via the coding sequence ATGCCGCCGGATGCCCACCAGTTTCCCGTCTACAGCGTCGGCGAGCGTCGGGCGGATGCGGTCGTCCATGCCGTCGGCGTCACGGCCGGGATCGCGGGATTCGTCTGGCTGCTGAATGCCGCGGTCCTCTCCGACACACTGCCCACCCGGACGGCCCTGGCCCTGGCGATCTACGGGCTGGGGCTGGTCGGCATGCTCACCGCGTCGGCCGCCTACAACCTCGCCCCGCCCGGTTTCGGCAAGGCCCTGCTGCGGCGGGTCGACCATGCCATGATCTTCGTGATGATCGCCGGCACCTACACCCCCTTCACGCTGGGGCTGGGCCAGGGCATCGTGCTGGGCGGCGCCGTCTGGGGCGGGGCTGCCTTCGGGGCGGCGTTGAAGCTGCGCTTTCCGGGGCGGTTCCACCGGCTGGGGCTGGCGCTGTATCTCGGGCTGGGCTGGGCGATCGTCACCGCGCTGGAGCCGTTGGGGTCGGTGCTGTCGGCGCCTGCGCTGTGGCTGCTGGTGGCCGGCGGGCTGCTCTACACCGTCGGCGTCGTCTTCCACCTGATGGAGCGGATGCCCTACAACAACGCGGTCTGGCACCTGCTGGTGCTGGCCGCCGCCAGCTGCCATTTCGCCGCCGTCTCGGTTGCCTTCCTGCCCTGA
- a CDS encoding HdeD family acid-resistance protein: MLKLAFLLIGPRAFRSHWHVVAVLGLLLMAVGLALAVGMSDGLTQAIYAALGLTFTAAGLVTLLVALSAAPGADRRFALARAILAILAGGVMLASPLLSGWALALPLAAVLALDGANRASAAVVFRVRSWRFLVLCGVAELALAAMMLTEWPLPSDRNMPLCIGLFLTLSGWLLLRLGVLLRNLEDEAAILNLPIFSGRGWYDNAPVLVGDSPEPAGRQDRPLVVRVWTPVGSATAPLDRRLVIDRYVAAIDRNGVVSTGHSALELAPDLYISHYPANEIDQSGVSFVTALRSGAENDVPGRFLPSYEEEIADWCPADATVELWTYDPWRLRAFWAGYRQDNTYNLSNRNCSVVVAAALDATLEGALTSRFPWVRLLRLLMDPDIWVASLIRSRADAMSWTPGFVLDYAAALARVVDRPDRSWHRRLGGFLGQLRGTPRPSQGGMEGSMDGRPDTQPS, from the coding sequence ATGCTGAAACTCGCGTTTCTGCTGATCGGTCCCCGCGCCTTCCGGTCCCACTGGCATGTCGTCGCCGTGCTCGGCCTGCTGTTGATGGCGGTGGGCCTCGCGCTCGCGGTGGGCATGTCGGACGGGCTGACCCAAGCCATCTATGCCGCCCTGGGGCTGACCTTCACCGCCGCCGGCCTCGTCACCCTGCTGGTGGCCCTGTCCGCCGCGCCGGGAGCGGACCGGCGTTTCGCCCTGGCGCGCGCGATCCTGGCGATCCTGGCCGGTGGGGTGATGCTGGCCTCCCCGCTGCTGAGCGGCTGGGCCCTGGCGCTTCCCCTCGCCGCCGTCCTGGCGCTCGACGGGGCGAACCGCGCCAGTGCCGCGGTGGTGTTCCGCGTGCGGTCCTGGCGGTTCCTGGTCCTGTGCGGGGTGGCGGAACTGGCGCTGGCGGCGATGATGCTGACGGAATGGCCGCTGCCGTCGGACCGCAACATGCCGCTGTGCATCGGGCTGTTCCTCACCCTGTCGGGCTGGCTTCTGCTGCGCCTGGGGGTGTTGCTGCGCAACCTGGAGGACGAGGCGGCGATCCTCAACCTGCCGATCTTTTCCGGCCGGGGCTGGTACGACAACGCCCCCGTTCTGGTGGGCGACAGTCCGGAGCCGGCAGGCCGGCAGGACCGGCCGCTGGTGGTGCGGGTGTGGACCCCGGTCGGCTCAGCCACCGCGCCGCTGGACAGGCGGCTGGTGATCGATCGCTACGTCGCCGCCATCGACCGCAACGGCGTGGTGTCCACCGGCCACTCCGCCCTGGAATTGGCGCCCGACCTGTATATCAGCCACTATCCGGCCAACGAGATCGACCAGTCCGGCGTCAGCTTCGTCACCGCCTTGCGCAGCGGAGCAGAGAACGACGTTCCCGGCCGCTTCCTGCCGTCCTACGAGGAAGAGATCGCCGACTGGTGCCCCGCCGATGCGACCGTGGAGCTGTGGACCTACGATCCCTGGCGTCTGCGGGCCTTTTGGGCCGGATACCGGCAGGACAACACCTACAATCTCTCAAACCGGAACTGTTCGGTCGTCGTCGCCGCGGCGCTGGACGCAACGCTGGAAGGCGCCTTGACCAGCCGCTTCCCTTGGGTGCGTCTGCTGCGCCTGCTGATGGATCCCGATATCTGGGTCGCCTCCCTGATCCGCAGCCGTGCCGATGCGATGAGTTGGACGCCGGGGTTCGTACTGGATTACGCGGCGGCCCTGGCCCGCGTCGTCGACCGCCCCGACCGGTCCTGGCACCGCCGACTCGGCGGCTTTCTCGGCCAGCTGCGCGGCACCCCCCGTCCTTCACAAGGCGGCATGGAGGGCAGTATGGACGGCCGGCCGGATACGCAGCCGTCGTGA
- a CDS encoding RES family NAD+ phosphorylase encodes MSSRIWTADALSSERRPLAGEAWRLVEAQHRVSTLKLVDDWEEQGLLEELLEQTKPPVPAGCRGLHFLLSSPFRYDAEYPVGSRFRRAGRTPGVFYAAEAVASAVAELAFYRLLFFADSPDTPLPANPGEYTAFCVLYGTDGGLDLTAEPLNGDGARWTHPTDYVACQDLAEAARSAGIQAIRYQSIRDPRGGANLALLDCAVFRKPEPTAWQSWRLFLRRDSVQALCEFPHQTLHFEKSGFNDPRL; translated from the coding sequence ATGTCATCGCGTATCTGGACAGCCGACGCGCTGTCGTCTGAGCGGCGTCCGCTGGCCGGCGAGGCGTGGCGGCTGGTCGAGGCGCAGCACAGGGTCTCCACCCTCAAGCTGGTCGACGACTGGGAGGAGCAGGGGCTTCTGGAAGAGTTGCTGGAGCAGACCAAGCCGCCGGTGCCCGCCGGTTGCCGGGGGCTGCATTTCCTGCTGTCGTCGCCGTTCCGCTACGATGCCGAATATCCGGTCGGATCGCGCTTCCGCCGGGCCGGGCGGACGCCCGGCGTGTTCTATGCCGCGGAGGCGGTGGCGAGCGCGGTGGCCGAACTGGCCTTCTACCGGCTGCTGTTCTTCGCCGACTCTCCCGATACGCCGTTGCCGGCCAATCCGGGCGAGTACACGGCCTTCTGCGTCCTCTATGGAACCGATGGCGGGCTGGACCTGACGGCGGAGCCGCTGAACGGGGACGGCGCCCGCTGGACCCACCCCACCGATTATGTCGCCTGTCAGGATCTGGCCGAGGCGGCGCGGTCGGCCGGAATTCAGGCCATCCGTTATCAGTCGATCCGCGATCCGCGGGGAGGCGCCAATCTGGCGCTGCTGGACTGTGCGGTGTTCCGCAAGCCGGAACCGACGGCTTGGCAGAGTTGGCGGCTGTTCCTGCGCCGCGACAGCGTGCAGGCCCTATGCGAATTTCCGCACCAGACCCTGCATTTCGAGAAATCCGGCTTCAACGACCCGCGCTTGTAA
- a CDS encoding lysozyme inhibitor LprI family protein produces the protein MMGQLDLTGPSIRLTLPPPGRMALAGAALALSVMVAAGTAGAQPSFDCKAASTPVEKAICADPKLADADSEIANAYKTLQALSGAADRERLRAEQKAWLAQRNQCATAGSSITACLGPVLDARRTALAESVPKAVTALAAIVDGIAADPAGAGKRLAEIRGGLGKGWTAYVLRFGPSPDRAKADALLREAVEGIEDSYARETAAGVDLTTDEGFLTALRVVSDDVEMAWPCSVMERRGAAAWKAMEPLYGSNRDNFGAHPACPDDNALLASPAWTAVDDLLAPMLEAASNRTGTIRFATYRQMAIDRMKSAVDPRLFLADAPELAALVKDAAGWSNPRWIAPGWGERLRAAVDGAVAAWTPQIAGRYSIGTAEARRIAEAVAAQGLGGGIGLIADNLELQKDTRLPDWLRGSWSWTGGAEDTPFNAPAGKARIDATGICVGSECGGYDVAGQGEDAPFDPKEVKAAGVVAAPNAAKQAVSLAPVSAGFSLTIVPLAGGNLLVTGTAKPLLLKREGK, from the coding sequence ATGATGGGCCAGCTGGACCTTACGGGACCGTCGATCCGCCTGACGCTGCCGCCGCCCGGACGGATGGCGCTTGCCGGCGCGGCGCTGGCCCTGTCGGTCATGGTCGCGGCCGGTACGGCCGGGGCACAGCCGTCCTTCGACTGCAAGGCAGCCTCCACGCCGGTGGAAAAGGCGATCTGCGCCGATCCCAAGCTGGCCGATGCCGACAGCGAGATTGCCAACGCCTACAAGACGCTTCAGGCCCTGTCCGGCGCCGCCGACCGCGAACGGCTGCGGGCGGAGCAGAAGGCGTGGCTGGCCCAGCGCAACCAGTGCGCCACGGCGGGCTCGTCCATTACGGCTTGCCTCGGTCCGGTCCTCGACGCCCGCCGCACCGCGTTGGCCGAGTCGGTGCCCAAGGCGGTCACCGCGCTGGCGGCCATCGTCGACGGGATCGCCGCCGACCCGGCCGGCGCCGGGAAGCGGCTGGCCGAGATCCGCGGCGGGCTGGGCAAGGGGTGGACCGCCTATGTGCTGCGCTTCGGCCCCTCCCCCGACCGCGCCAAGGCCGACGCCCTGCTGCGCGAGGCCGTCGAGGGCATCGAGGATTCCTATGCGCGCGAAACCGCGGCGGGCGTCGACCTGACGACCGACGAGGGCTTCCTCACCGCCTTGCGCGTGGTCAGCGACGATGTCGAGATGGCGTGGCCCTGTTCGGTGATGGAGCGGCGCGGCGCGGCGGCCTGGAAGGCGATGGAGCCGCTCTATGGCAGCAACCGCGACAATTTCGGCGCCCATCCCGCCTGCCCGGACGACAACGCCCTGCTCGCCTCCCCCGCCTGGACGGCGGTGGACGACCTGCTGGCCCCGATGCTGGAGGCCGCGTCCAACCGCACCGGCACCATCCGCTTCGCCACCTACCGCCAGATGGCGATCGACCGCATGAAGTCGGCGGTCGACCCGCGCCTGTTCCTCGCCGACGCGCCGGAACTGGCGGCGCTGGTCAAGGATGCCGCCGGCTGGAGCAACCCGCGCTGGATCGCGCCGGGCTGGGGCGAGCGTCTCCGCGCCGCGGTGGATGGGGCGGTGGCGGCCTGGACGCCGCAGATCGCCGGCCGCTATTCCATCGGCACCGCCGAGGCCCGCCGCATCGCCGAGGCGGTGGCCGCCCAGGGCTTGGGCGGCGGCATCGGGCTGATCGCCGACAATCTGGAACTCCAGAAGGACACCCGCCTTCCCGATTGGCTGCGCGGCAGCTGGAGCTGGACCGGCGGTGCGGAGGACACGCCCTTCAACGCTCCCGCCGGCAAGGCCCGCATCGACGCCACCGGCATCTGCGTCGGCAGCGAGTGCGGCGGCTATGATGTCGCCGGCCAGGGCGAGGACGCCCCCTTCGACCCGAAGGAGGTCAAGGCGGCCGGTGTTGTCGCCGCCCCCAACGCGGCGAAGCAGGCGGTCAGCCTCGCGCCCGTGTCGGCCGGCTTCAGCCTGACCATCGTCCCGCTGGCCGGCGGCAACCTGCTGGTCACCGGCACGGCGAAGCCGCTGCTGTTGAAGCGCGAGGGCAAATAG
- a CDS encoding SH3 domain-containing protein: MRPDFAAPFANTGAAMLVRRSVLAMLALMLGLGAACGSTALGGMALGGTAWAAEKGTENRKDPTHASGLPIPRFVTVRVGEVNLRSGPNGSYPIEWVFRRKDMPVEIVQEFDTWRRIRDWEGAEGWVHQSALSGRRGVLIVGQTRSVHEAPRGDSAVVARAEPGVIGSLKKCRDDWCEVELKGYRGWMRRADFWGTYAGEKIE; the protein is encoded by the coding sequence GTGCGGCCCGATTTCGCCGCCCCCTTCGCCAACACCGGTGCCGCCATGCTCGTCCGCCGCTCCGTCCTCGCCATGCTGGCCCTGATGCTGGGGCTGGGCGCGGCCTGCGGCAGCACGGCCCTTGGCGGAATGGCCCTTGGCGGCACGGCCTGGGCCGCGGAGAAAGGCACGGAGAACCGTAAGGACCCCACCCATGCGTCGGGCCTGCCGATCCCCCGCTTCGTCACCGTGCGCGTCGGCGAGGTGAACCTGCGCTCCGGCCCCAACGGCAGCTACCCCATCGAATGGGTGTTCCGCCGCAAGGACATGCCGGTGGAGATCGTCCAGGAATTCGACACCTGGCGCCGCATCCGCGACTGGGAGGGGGCGGAAGGCTGGGTTCACCAGAGCGCACTGTCCGGCCGCCGCGGCGTCCTGATCGTCGGCCAGACCCGCAGCGTGCACGAGGCGCCGCGCGGCGACAGCGCGGTGGTGGCGCGGGCCGAGCCGGGCGTCATCGGATCGCTGAAGAAGTGCCGCGACGACTGGTGCGAGGTGGAACTGAAAGGCTATCGCGGCTGGATGAGGCGCGCCGATTTCTGGGGCACCTACGCAGGCGAGAAGATCGAGTGA